A genomic segment from Candidatus Schekmanbacteria bacterium encodes:
- a CDS encoding FAD-dependent oxidoreductase — MPKKIAVLGAGATGLAAGWRLSKKGCIVTVIDQLPRVGGLAGGVLLNGNIYEYGPHAFHTTDEEILNDIKEIAKGDLIKFNRTITIKFLDSYFKYPLAISDVLLKLPTITVIKAFFSLLWNMIKGYVSSGDYKNSEEVLVQNYGYVLYKI; from the coding sequence TTGCCAAAAAAAATAGCTGTTCTTGGTGCGGGCGCCACGGGGTTGGCTGCCGGCTGGCGTCTTTCAAAAAAGGGATGTATCGTCACTGTTATCGACCAGTTGCCACGAGTTGGCGGTTTGGCTGGCGGTGTGCTTCTTAATGGGAATATCTATGAATATGGACCTCATGCTTTTCATACAACTGATGAAGAGATTTTAAATGACATAAAAGAAATAGCTAAAGGTGATTTGATAAAATTCAACAGAACAATCACTATTAAATTTTTAGACAGCTACTTCAAATATCCCTTGGCTATTAGTGATGTCCTGCTTAAACTTCCAACAATAACAGTAATTAAGGCATTCTTCAGTCTGTTATGGAATATGATTAAAGGATATGTTTCCAGCGGTGATTATAAAAATTCGGAAGAAGTTCTCGTTCAAAACTATGGGTATGTGCTATATAAGATTTT